The following are encoded together in the Pseudodesulfovibrio indicus genome:
- a CDS encoding HD domain-containing phosphohydrolase, whose product MDLLRMGIIDEGEGAAEKFGDLFGPDFEVRALDPDCLNERQCADQASPHMLLYVCRDHGEIARERIERIRFLWPRTIVILLMPAVQGEDQIREATYIPAHKVVFKPHSRQRIYSIVENYRSLIIASDGQGRGDILLSCLMELAGGMQPELYVAYNRLTPFILSICELLGCDWRSVQRVFTLFLVLLSNMDDQSAGVLMHGAGSKKGIVRDAYNQLRMLADLLAMSEPTEGMGEGLKYVLKRYDGEGLPDDGVSGSDIPGSSRIVRVLLDYNALLQGGKSGAQALSIMRWHKGWYDAEVLGVLANILGEEGRQYTREVYPLGLTPGMVVAEDVYGEVDGKRVKVISRNEVLSEDAVDYLQRHSDDILDITEPIKIVEDTAEEVTV is encoded by the coding sequence ATGGATCTTCTCCGCATGGGGATTATTGACGAGGGCGAAGGTGCAGCCGAGAAATTCGGTGACCTCTTCGGCCCCGATTTCGAGGTCAGGGCGCTGGATCCGGACTGTCTGAACGAGCGACAGTGCGCGGACCAGGCTTCGCCCCACATGCTCCTCTACGTCTGCCGCGACCACGGTGAGATTGCCCGCGAGCGCATTGAGCGAATCCGTTTCCTGTGGCCGAGGACCATCGTCATCCTGCTCATGCCCGCCGTCCAGGGCGAAGATCAGATTCGCGAGGCGACCTATATCCCGGCCCACAAGGTCGTTTTCAAGCCCCATTCCCGGCAGCGCATTTACTCAATCGTGGAGAACTACCGCAGCCTGATCATCGCCAGCGACGGACAGGGCCGGGGCGACATCCTGCTCTCCTGCCTGATGGAGCTGGCCGGTGGGATGCAGCCCGAATTGTATGTGGCCTACAACCGCCTGACGCCGTTCATCCTGTCCATCTGCGAGCTGCTCGGCTGTGACTGGCGTAGCGTGCAGCGGGTCTTTACCCTGTTCCTGGTGTTGCTGTCGAACATGGACGACCAGAGCGCCGGGGTCTTGATGCACGGCGCCGGGAGCAAGAAGGGCATAGTCCGCGACGCCTATAATCAACTGCGGATGCTGGCCGACCTGCTGGCCATGAGCGAACCCACAGAGGGCATGGGTGAAGGGCTCAAGTACGTCCTCAAGCGGTACGACGGCGAAGGGCTGCCCGATGACGGCGTGTCCGGGAGCGATATCCCCGGTTCGAGCCGGATCGTGCGGGTGTTGCTCGACTACAACGCGCTGCTGCAGGGCGGCAAGAGCGGGGCCCAGGCCCTGTCCATCATGCGTTGGCACAAGGGCTGGTATGACGCGGAGGTGCTTGGCGTTCTGGCCAACATTCTCGGCGAAGAGGGGCGGCAGTACACCAGGGAGGTCTATCCGCTGGGGCTGACCCCGGGCATGGTGGTGGCCGAGGACGTCTACGGCGAGGTGGACGGCAAGCGGGTCAAGGTCATCTCCCGCAACGAAGTGCTCTCCGAGGACGCGGTCGACTACCTGCAGCGGCACAGCGACGACATCCTGGACATCACGGAGCCGATCAAGATCGTCGAAGACACGGCGGAGGAGGTCACCGTCTGA
- a CDS encoding HD-GYP domain-containing protein: MLKEISVRRLTPGMYVSLRNVPWFRHPFLRSSFEIKNREEVREIIAIGRETVLYDPEKSKAEPLKADSRIKVDAATAKSAVSHSRMKFEKASELRARRVKFQRMEENFEKAVVESRVFMSGVMSGEVARCEEAKKTALQMSRVFLEETEMCVSFINASATDDGQEFHSLNVMTLSLMLGADLGYDAESMADLAFGGLMHDIGLLKLPKGLQIKPNRSPAETKMFQEHPRLGVSVLSRMPDISRDVMKIVYQHHEECTGRGYPKGATKAGIIPPARIVAIADTYDRLINTRDPSKAVSPHKALALMFGKYKDRFDPDMLTRFIKILGVYPPGTVCRFTSGDIGVIMSVDPKDLLHPEVILFDPAIPKHEAIIYRLGIDLDIVVESTLRPDELDAEAFNYLNSRTKIQYYPSPCGH; the protein is encoded by the coding sequence ATGCTCAAGGAAATTTCCGTCCGCCGTTTGACGCCGGGCATGTACGTCTCCCTCAGAAACGTCCCGTGGTTTCGTCATCCCTTTCTACGCTCCAGCTTCGAGATCAAGAACCGGGAAGAGGTCCGGGAGATCATCGCCATCGGAAGAGAGACGGTTCTTTATGATCCGGAAAAGAGCAAGGCCGAGCCGCTGAAGGCCGACTCCCGGATCAAGGTCGACGCCGCCACCGCGAAGAGCGCGGTGAGCCATTCCCGGATGAAGTTCGAGAAGGCGTCCGAACTGCGGGCGCGGCGGGTCAAGTTCCAGCGAATGGAGGAAAATTTCGAGAAGGCCGTGGTCGAGTCCAGGGTCTTCATGAGCGGAGTCATGAGCGGAGAGGTGGCCCGCTGCGAGGAGGCGAAGAAAACGGCCCTGCAGATGTCCAGGGTGTTCCTGGAGGAGACCGAGATGTGCGTCAGCTTCATCAACGCCTCCGCCACCGACGATGGCCAGGAATTCCATTCCCTGAACGTCATGACCCTCTCCCTGATGCTCGGTGCGGATCTTGGCTACGATGCCGAGAGCATGGCCGACCTGGCCTTCGGCGGATTGATGCACGACATAGGGCTGCTCAAGCTGCCCAAAGGGCTGCAGATCAAGCCCAACCGCTCTCCGGCCGAAACGAAGATGTTCCAGGAGCATCCCCGGCTGGGGGTGTCGGTGCTGTCGAGGATGCCGGACATCAGCAGGGACGTGATGAAGATCGTCTACCAGCACCATGAGGAATGCACCGGGCGCGGCTATCCCAAGGGGGCCACCAAGGCCGGGATCATACCTCCGGCCCGCATCGTGGCCATCGCCGATACCTACGACCGGTTGATCAATACGCGCGACCCGTCCAAGGCGGTCTCGCCGCACAAGGCGTTGGCCCTGATGTTCGGGAAATACAAGGATCGGTTCGATCCGGACATGCTGACCCGGTTCATAAAGATTCTCGGCGTGTACCCGCCCGGCACCGTCTGCCGGTTCACTTCCGGGGATATCGGGGTGATCATGTCGGTGGACCCCAAAGACCTTCTCCATCCCGAGGTCATCCTCTTCGACCCGGCCATACCCAAGCACGAAGCGATCATCTACCGGCTGGGCATCGACCTCGATATCGTGGTCGAATCCACCCTGCGCCCGGACGAACTTGACGCTGAAGCATTCAACTACCTGAACTCGCGTACTAAAATTCAGTATTATCCGTCTCCCTGCGGTCACTGA
- a CDS encoding anion permease, with the protein MKILLKFSPVIVAALLAILPTPEGLTPQAWYFLSIFVGVVVGLIIEPVPAALVGLSGVALVAALGLVDPSPAANRAWALSGFSNGVIWLIFAAFMFALGYQKTGLGKRISLHLIRFLGKSTLGLGYAIAFSDAILAPFMPSNTARSAGTIYPIASNIPPMFDSTPDKDPRRMGAYLSWVGISATCVTSSMFLTALAPNLLAVDMIQKSSGIAISWGDWAAVMIPAMLPLFILTPWLGYVLYPPTLKHSPEAPAWAAEELDKMGRTSTKELMMLGYAVLALIFWIFGKQLHVDSTVAAISVLSLMVLTGVITWQDVISNKGAWNVLTWFATLVAMASGLKKTGILDWVGNIISTNLAGMSPVSVIVMLVILFFVLHYFFASTTAHTTALLPLFMATAAPLLPPELLPKVALMLAGSLGLMGIITPYATGPSPIWYGAGFISQARWWALGAVFGLIYLGSMLVVTAIYV; encoded by the coding sequence ATGAAGATTCTGCTCAAGTTCTCACCGGTCATAGTCGCAGCCCTCCTGGCCATCCTGCCAACGCCCGAAGGACTGACACCCCAAGCATGGTATTTCCTGTCCATCTTCGTCGGCGTGGTGGTCGGGCTGATCATCGAACCCGTCCCCGCCGCCCTGGTGGGGTTGTCCGGCGTCGCCCTGGTGGCGGCCCTCGGCCTGGTGGACCCAAGCCCGGCGGCCAACCGCGCCTGGGCGCTCTCCGGCTTTTCCAACGGCGTCATCTGGCTGATCTTCGCGGCCTTCATGTTCGCCCTGGGATACCAGAAGACCGGGCTGGGCAAGCGCATCAGCCTCCACCTCATCCGGTTCCTGGGCAAGTCGACCCTTGGGCTGGGCTACGCCATCGCCTTCTCGGACGCGATCCTGGCCCCGTTCATGCCCTCCAACACCGCCCGCAGCGCCGGGACCATCTATCCCATCGCCAGCAACATCCCGCCCATGTTCGACTCCACCCCGGACAAGGACCCGCGCCGCATGGGCGCATACCTGAGCTGGGTGGGCATCAGCGCGACCTGCGTGACCAGCTCCATGTTCCTGACCGCCCTGGCCCCGAACCTGCTGGCCGTGGACATGATCCAGAAGTCCTCGGGCATCGCCATCAGCTGGGGCGACTGGGCCGCGGTCATGATCCCGGCCATGCTGCCGCTGTTCATCCTGACCCCGTGGCTGGGCTACGTGCTCTACCCGCCGACCCTGAAGCACTCCCCGGAAGCGCCCGCCTGGGCCGCCGAGGAGCTGGACAAGATGGGCCGGACCTCCACCAAGGAACTGATGATGCTCGGCTATGCCGTCCTGGCCCTGATCTTCTGGATCTTCGGCAAGCAGCTCCACGTGGACAGCACCGTGGCCGCCATCTCGGTCCTGTCGCTGATGGTCCTGACCGGGGTCATCACCTGGCAGGACGTCATCTCCAACAAGGGCGCCTGGAACGTCCTGACCTGGTTCGCCACCCTGGTGGCCATGGCCAGCGGTCTGAAGAAGACCGGCATCCTCGACTGGGTGGGCAACATCATCTCCACCAACCTTGCGGGCATGAGCCCGGTCTCGGTGATCGTCATGCTGGTCATCCTGTTCTTCGTGCTCCACTACTTCTTCGCCTCCACCACGGCGCACACCACGGCCCTGCTGCCCCTGTTCATGGCCACGGCCGCCCCGCTGCTCCCGCCGGAGCTGCTGCCCAAGGTCGCCCTGATGCTGGCCGGTTCGCTGGGCCTCATGGGGATCATCACCCCCTACGCCACCGGCCCCTCCCCCATCTGGTACGGCGCGGGCTTCATCAGCCAGGCCCGCTGGTGGGCGCTGGGCGCGGTCTTCGGCCTGATCTACCTGGGCTCCATGCTGGTGGTCACGGCCATCTACGTCTAA
- a CDS encoding P-loop ATPase, Sll1717 family, protein MDNKSFSKPNQYITLWKYLIYTTIAKQMIHNEAIDYEIRSMLETVYSNDPERSLSRSIKRWVGMKINFSVLSTGLGYESTCENCDNRTPWIDRVEILEALLQDYIDDSTYLIVFDELDEDYKDVLTAESHKEYIALLTSLFKAVQDVKSLFPANGFKILPVVFLRDDIYEIVSDPDKNKWNDFLINITWSEEQIKSLLAYRISKAISRDGDILSFPKAWETMFDHRDIAYGHGQHKRMGKFPFMVRSSMLRPRDFIKFMKDCSSQALEQSIPKITSKIVQKSDDSFSNYLRNELEDEIHSIIPDIARIFDLISHIRKQTIPVDEFRFAFNEANDQGLIKEKNVDFVLRILFHFSVIGNQPKQRNYQIYRYKMPEARFNTSEPLIVHRGLYKALQII, encoded by the coding sequence TTGGATAATAAGAGCTTCAGCAAGCCAAATCAGTATATCACCTTGTGGAAGTATTTAATCTACACAACTATTGCTAAGCAGATGATTCATAATGAGGCTATTGATTATGAAATTAGGTCAATGCTTGAGACTGTATATTCTAATGATCCAGAAAGATCACTTTCGCGGTCTATAAAGCGTTGGGTGGGCATGAAGATCAATTTTTCAGTACTTTCTACTGGTCTTGGATATGAGAGTACGTGCGAAAATTGTGATAATAGAACGCCATGGATTGACAGAGTCGAAATTCTTGAAGCATTGTTACAAGATTATATTGATGATTCAACATATTTGATCGTTTTCGACGAACTTGATGAGGACTATAAAGATGTTTTGACTGCTGAATCGCATAAAGAATACATAGCCCTTCTTACCAGTCTGTTCAAAGCTGTCCAAGATGTTAAATCATTGTTTCCTGCTAATGGTTTTAAAATATTGCCTGTTGTTTTTCTTAGAGATGATATATATGAAATTGTTTCTGATCCAGATAAAAATAAATGGAATGATTTCCTAATAAATATAACGTGGAGTGAAGAACAAATTAAGAGCTTGTTGGCGTACAGGATTTCAAAAGCAATATCTAGAGATGGAGATATATTATCATTCCCGAAGGCGTGGGAAACAATGTTTGATCATAGGGATATAGCCTATGGTCATGGGCAACATAAACGAATGGGTAAGTTCCCATTTATGGTTAGAAGCTCAATGCTTAGGCCAAGAGATTTTATTAAATTTATGAAAGATTGCTCATCTCAAGCCTTGGAACAATCTATTCCAAAAATTACGTCTAAAATTGTTCAAAAAAGTGATGATTCTTTTTCGAACTATCTTAGGAATGAACTGGAGGATGAAATCCACAGTATAATACCTGATATTGCAAGAATTTTTGATTTGATATCACATATCAGAAAGCAAACAATACCGGTTGATGAGTTTCGTTTTGCATTCAACGAAGCAAACGATCAGGGGCTAATAAAAGAAAAGAATGTTGATTTTGTATTGCGTATACTTTTCCATTTTAGCGTAATTGGTAATCAGCCAAAACAACGGAATTATCAAATCTACAGATATAAAATGCCTGAAGCCCGCTTTAATACGAGTGAGCCTTTAATCGTGCATCGAGGATTGTACAAGGCTTTACAAATTATATAA
- a CDS encoding glycosyltransferase family 2 protein, with the protein MSNAEKFSVVLPVYNEQDNLRTLFSEIRTAADSTGRPWEAVFVDDCSTDDSLTIIRQLADEFEEVRYVAFAENRGQSAAFCAGFDAVESDIVVTMDADLQNDPADIPDMLAAFGDGCEMVIGWRAKRRDTFIKRISSRIANKIRDSIVDDGVHDTGCSLKVMRADMLGKLPRFKNMHRYFPILMKMQGARIREVKVNHRERGAGVSKYGTLDRALAGIYDLIGVKWLIKRHIGYTVKEKK; encoded by the coding sequence ATGAGCAACGCAGAAAAATTTTCGGTGGTGCTGCCCGTCTACAACGAGCAGGACAACCTGCGGACCCTGTTCTCCGAGATCAGGACCGCGGCCGATTCCACGGGCCGCCCGTGGGAGGCCGTGTTCGTGGACGATTGCAGCACCGACGACAGTCTCACTATAATACGGCAGCTGGCGGATGAGTTCGAGGAGGTCCGGTACGTGGCCTTTGCCGAGAACCGGGGCCAGTCCGCCGCCTTTTGCGCCGGGTTCGACGCCGTGGAATCGGACATCGTGGTCACCATGGACGCCGACCTGCAGAACGACCCCGCCGACATCCCGGACATGCTGGCCGCCTTCGGCGACGGCTGCGAGATGGTCATCGGCTGGCGGGCCAAGCGCAGGGACACCTTCATCAAGCGCATCTCGTCGCGCATCGCCAACAAGATCCGCGACTCCATCGTGGACGACGGGGTGCACGACACCGGCTGCTCCCTGAAGGTCATGCGTGCGGACATGCTCGGGAAGCTGCCCCGGTTCAAGAACATGCACCGCTATTTCCCCATCCTGATGAAGATGCAGGGCGCGCGCATCCGCGAGGTCAAGGTCAACCACCGCGAGCGCGGGGCGGGCGTGTCCAAGTACGGCACCCTGGACCGCGCCCTGGCCGGCATCTACGACCTCATCGGGGTCAAGTGGCTGATCAAGCGGCACATCGGCTATACCGTCAAAGAGAAGAAGTAG
- a CDS encoding lipid A biosynthesis domain-containing protein — translation MSLPAYWWLLALVIAGQGAFFVRLTILRTRGKGVQPLSRPAQAALAASGLAGLTYGAVQADPLFFLGQACLLVLYYRMLREKNDHRKA, via the coding sequence ATGAGCCTGCCCGCCTACTGGTGGCTGCTCGCCCTGGTGATCGCGGGGCAGGGCGCTTTTTTCGTGCGCCTGACCATTTTACGAACGCGCGGGAAAGGGGTACAACCCTTGTCGCGCCCGGCGCAGGCGGCGCTCGCCGCGTCCGGGTTGGCCGGGCTGACCTACGGCGCGGTTCAGGCCGATCCGTTGTTTTTTCTGGGCCAGGCGTGCCTGCTGGTCCTGTATTACCGCATGCTGCGTGAGAAGAATGACCACCGAAAAGCGTGA
- a CDS encoding TVP38/TMEM64 family protein: MTTEKRDSNLKSIKSLAKGLIMLAGLGLAVYVSRAVGLGDMLSNTQWFNDHVLGRGPLSVVIFLAVGAAFTAVGLPRQLVGFLGGFAFGVVSGTVLSTVGSGLGCALAAIYARMGGRELVERKLGARAEKVNRFLRHEPFNTALAIRLFPLGSNLITNLAAGVSSIPLAPFILGSTLGYIPQNFIFALFGAGMNRESTMGVALSVGMSVVLFAVSGWMGIRVYRRYRQSGQLDESED, encoded by the coding sequence ATGACCACCGAAAAGCGTGATTCCAACCTGAAGAGCATCAAGTCCCTGGCCAAGGGGCTGATCATGCTGGCCGGCCTGGGGCTGGCCGTGTACGTGTCCAGGGCCGTGGGGCTGGGCGACATGCTTTCCAACACCCAGTGGTTCAACGACCACGTTCTGGGCCGGGGGCCGCTCTCAGTGGTCATCTTCCTGGCCGTGGGCGCGGCGTTCACCGCCGTGGGGCTGCCCCGGCAGCTCGTCGGGTTTCTGGGCGGCTTCGCCTTCGGTGTGGTCAGCGGCACGGTCCTGTCCACGGTGGGGTCAGGGCTGGGGTGCGCCCTGGCGGCAATCTACGCGCGGATGGGCGGGCGTGAGCTGGTGGAGCGCAAGTTGGGAGCGCGGGCCGAGAAGGTCAACCGGTTCCTGCGCCACGAGCCGTTCAACACCGCCCTGGCCATCCGGCTGTTCCCTCTGGGTTCGAACCTGATCACCAACCTGGCCGCAGGGGTCAGCTCCATCCCGCTGGCGCCGTTCATCCTCGGCTCCACCCTGGGCTACATCCCGCAGAATTTCATCTTCGCCCTGTTCGGCGCGGGCATGAACCGCGAGTCCACCATGGGCGTGGCCCTGTCCGTGGGCATGAGCGTCGTGCTCTTCGCTGTCTCCGGATGGATGGGCATCCGGGTCTACCGGCGGTACCGGCAGTCCGGGCAGCTGGACGAGAGCGAGGACTAG